GAATTGGATCAGGCGGCAAAATATACGCTTTCAAAAGATTATTCGGAATCGACTGAAATCTATGCTCGCATCTTACACGCGTTTAACGAACGACTTTCGGAAGAATCTCGAAAAAAATTGGAATCATTCGTCAAACAGATTCAGACGAGTATCACGAACAATTACAGTTTGGAATATAAGGAAAAGATAAACGACATAGATCGGGATCTTTTCGAACCCAAAAAACAAACGCCGGAGGATCTTGGGAAACACCTAAACGCCTATGTTTTGTTAGCCGAAGAATATTCTTCCAAAGTTCCGGAAAAACACAGACAAATTCAAATTCAACAAAGTATTCAGGAAAGGAAGGATCAAGTCGAATCGGCTTTGTTCTCCTTGAGAGAAAAAGAAGCGGATCGGGCGTATTCCATTTTTGATTTTTCGCTCGCGTCCAAATTGTACGGAAGTCTTTTGAAGGATCTCGTTTCCAAAACAGGATCCCAATATAAATCACTGAAAGATAATGTTCAGAAGAAGGCCGAGGTCGCGGAAAAGACGGGACGTTCTCACCTTACGAATCGTTTGGAGACATTGTATCTTCGGATTGAAAAAGAATTCACAGCTGAAGCGTTGTCTTCCACAGAAGAGGAAAAAGAGGAGCGCCAAAACGCGATTCACGAGGCCTTTCGAGACGGAATCGTTACCTTAGCAAAGTCGGAGTTCACCAGCCTTTCCCAAATTGAAAGAATCAAAAAAGAAATCAAAAGAGTGAATCAAAAACTCAACGAACCCATTTCTCTTCAGGAACAATTGAATTCCCTTTTACACGAAGGTTTGGAAACGCAGAATCCGACTCAGATCATCAACAGTCATCAGCTTGGCGCGGATTGGGAATCCAAGACTGGACTTTTCTGGGGCTCCGCTAAATCCAAATTAAGGGACATTTTAGAAACGGCCGTTAAACTTCCGAATCCGAACGGTGAATTCAAGAAACTCTTCAACATCCACTACCAAGGCACGCAAACCGAAATGGATAAATCGGGAAAAACAACATCTAATTCACAGAATATTCTAAATTCAGAATATTCTAAGAAAAAGATAAAGAGGCAACTTTCTCAGAAAGAAACGTATTGGGAATCCGCAAAAGGAACTTTTAACTGGTATCAGGCGAGTCAAATTTGTAGTTCCCGGGATCTTCGCCTGCCCACTATCGACGAATTAGAAGATTCTTATGAAAGTGGGGAAACAGAATCTTGGACGACAAACGACGAGGAAAGACGGTATTGGTCTTCTTCGATTTCCATGGGAGAAAACGGTGCCTACAATCTGGATGTCTTTAAGGGCGAGATTCGCTGGGATCATCTGAGCAACTACGCCGGAGTTCGTTGTCTAAAATAAAACGATCGTCGAATTGAACCTCCGAGCATAAGAATTCCAACTTCGGTTTGAAAGAGTGGCCTTCGTTTTGTTTTTTTGAAAGAGTCCGTCACTTTTTTAGTCCGGAAACCAATCTCGATAATCTAAGACGAAAAAAATGGAAGCGGGTTCGGTTTGAAGCCGTCTTGTTACCTGATTTTCTAATAAATCTAGATCGAGAATATAACTGTAATATCTGTGAAAAGTGGGAGCTCCCGCATTCACGGTTTGCACAATAGAATCTCCGACTCCCAATTCTTCCAACCAAAGCAGATAATTAAAAAGATAACACCTGGAAACACCGTGGGCTTGCGCCAGTGTCCCTAAAAAGATCCAACTTCCCGTACTTAAGCGGACATTCATTCGCTTCATCTTTCCACTTCCAGGACTCGGCTGATACAAAGTCTTTCCGGCCTTTTTTCCAAGACGTTTCGTCGCGGTTAAATATTTCCCATACGTCCTCAACAGTTGTGGAATTTTTTTGGGAAGCGCCCTTGCGTTTTTCTCTCCCCACCGTTTCAACGTACGTTCCGGAATCAGAACCGTTACGGTTTCCATTCTATTTTCCTGGAGCCTGGATGTAATTTCTTCGTTTTGTTTGAAAGTTAAGTAGCCCATACCCTTTTCGGTTCCGCCATTTTTCGATTTGGGCGCGCTTTTTCCATGGAAGTGAATTTTTTTTCGGTTTGATACTGCGAGCTTACTTTCTTTTCCGCAATTCTGTTTTCGAAATTTTCCTTAGTTCACAGGAAAAGACGCCTCGCCCCCCAAGCAGGTCGGATTCAATTTCCCTAGAAGCAAAAACGAAAAAAGCATTCGGACCCGATTCTAAGTGACCCGACAAAAACTACGATTCGGAAGAATCAAAGTAAGTTCAATTCTCTGAATCTTTGAATCACTTTCGTTTTTTTGAATGAAGTTTTTTTACTCCCAAAAACGGTTTCTGCAAAGACCTGTGTTTTCTTTTCAAGTATGTTTATCGTTTTCTATCTTTTGCGTGAGCGGGCCGAAGGGCGCGAAGCGTCCTCGAAGAGGACTGGCCCGTAGGCACGCGACTCGAAGCGCACTTAAGAAATAACTTTCTTTCCCGCGAATACTCCGCGAAGAGGCACGCCCGAATCTTTATCGGGCAAGTTTTTATTTCCATCCTTTAAAGCCTGGTTCTCAATACTTTTTTGTCGAATTTTCCCACGCTTGTCTTCGGGATGGTTTCGATCTGACGTATGTCTTCGTGATTCGGAAGTTGCCAATTTGCAAAATGGACTTTCAATACTTCTAATATACTTTTTTTATCGATGGATTCTCCCTCTTTCGCGACCACGAATACGACCGGAACTTCTCCGCGAACCGAATCCGGCTTGGCAACTACAGCGGCTTCCAACACTCCAGGAGATTTTAAAACCTGGCTCTCCATTTCGACACTCGAGATCCATTCTCCTCTTGTTTTGATCAGATCCTTTTTTCGATCCGTAATCTGTATGTAAGAATGTTCATCGATCGTGACCACGTCTCCGGTCCGGAACCATCCATCCTCCGTAAACGATTCTTGGCTCGGATTTCCATAATAAGATGCCGTGATCCAAGGTCCTCTCACTACGAGCTCTCCCGGAGTTTTTCCGTCTTTCGGAATCCGGTTTCCTTGATCGTCGATTACTTTTACTTCCACACCCGCCACCGCAGGTCCTTGTTTGGAAAGTATATGCAATTTTTCTGTTTCTCTAAAATTGTTCATCGTCGTTTTCAGTCTACAAACGGTTCCTACCGGAGACATCTCCGTCATTCCCCATGCGTGAAGAATATGGATTCCAAAATCATTCTTAAATCCTTCTATCATCGACTGCGGCGCCGCCGAACCTCCGACCACCATCGTATGCAATCGACTCAAATCGTATGAATTCTTTTTGAGATGTTGATAGAGCACGTTCCAGATCGTCGGAACACCCGCCGCGATGCTCACTTTCTCCTCTTCCAATAAGGATGCCAGCCCGTGTCCTAAGAGATGTTTTCCCGGAAGGACGAGCATCGCGCCGGTAAAAACACACGCAAACGGTATACCCCAAGCGTTTGCGTGAAACATCGGAACGACGGGAAGAACGGTTTCCTTCTCGCAAACTCCCAGACTATCGGACATACAGATCGACATCGTATGAAGATAGATCGACCGATGGCTGTAAACGACTCCCTTTGGATTTCCAGTCGTCCCGGAAGTGTAACACATTCCCGCCGCCTCGTTCTCTTCTATCTCCGGTAATTCGACCCCGTTCTCATCCCCGTTCTTTAAGAACGTTTCGTAATCGATCGAACCCGGAAGTTCGGCCGCGTCCATCGCCTCCAAATCATCCATGAGGATAAACTGGGGCCTTTTCTTAAACTGCGGAAGGAGCTCCGAAAGAATCTTACTCAAACTCTTGTCCACAAAGATGATGGAATCTTCCGCATCGTTTACGATATAGACCAATTGTTCCGGAAACAATCTTACGTTTAACGTATGTAAGACCGCTCCCATCGAAGGCGCCGCGAAGTAGACTTCTAAATGTCGATAATGATTCATCCCAAAAGTTGCGATTCTATCTCCGGGTCGGATTCCGGCCTTTCGCAGAGCGTCGATCAACTTCGTCACTCGAGTATAAAAATCCGAATACGTATATCGATGGATCGATTCGTCGTTCATCTTCGTTACGATCTGTTTTTCCGGATGAACGTCGATCGCTCTTCTTAAGATCGCGGGAACGGTAAGTTGATAATTCATCATCGTTGATTTCACTTGATTCTCCTCGAATTTCGATTTCTCTTTTTGTATTGTCGAAGACGGAATTCTTTGTAGTTTACGAAGTTCGTCAACGAAAAGTTATTCCCCTCTTTGTTCGGAAAAAAAATTTAGAAAGAATCGGAATAGAAAAATCAAGATGCGCCTTCATTGCATTCGAGCGTTGGCATTCCGATCGTTCTACAAACGCAATTGAATCGAGCAAAATAACCGTTTGACAGTCAGCTTTTCCGGTTTGAAATGGAATCGAGGCATAGATTTGGAGTCAAAAGAACCTTCTAAAAAAACGTCGGGTTGGTTGCTTTATATCGCGGCTGGCATTCTCTTATTTTCCGCACTCATCTTTCTGATTAGCAAATTCAATCGAACCGGTTTGGAAGAAAAAATCGCCGCCGGAAAACCGATTTACTTTCTCTTTCATGCCGTCGGTGATTCCGAAGAATACGAATTCGGACTTTTGGCGACTTTGTTTCCTTCGAACAATCGTTGCGCCCTTTACTTCATTCATCCGATCACTTCTTTCGACGATCCGGATGATTCTCTCGACCTTCTCAAATCCGGAGCGAAGTCCTCCGTAAAAAGTGCGGTCACCGATCTCATCGGAACCAAACCTCATTATACGATCAGTCTCTCCGCTTCGAATTGGATTCGAATCGTGGATCTCCTCGGCGGCTTGAGCATTTATATGGACAATAGAACCGTCCGAAATTCTTCCGAATACAATCGCCAGGACGGTGTTTATACCATGTCCGGTCAAGACGTCTACGACTACGCGGTCACGATGGACAAAAAGGAGAATCTCGATTATCTAGACCGTATCAGTCGGGAAGAAAGTATCGTCCTAACGCTCTACGAAACCCTCACTCAAAGAAAGGATTTTCTCACAACTCCTCTTCTGATCTTCGCTCATAGCCTTGTGGAAACCGATCTTTCCAAAGAAGATTTTATCAGTCTTGTGAAGTTTGTTAACTCAAGAAGAATTCAATTCGGCATCTCCGAACTTCCGGGTGAACCTCTGAACGATCCGAAAACGAAAAAGACGTATCTCAAAACCGATATCGCAAGGGCCAGAGTCGCCTTTCGGAAGTTTTCAAAAGACATGAACTCCGACGTCTTTGCGGACGCGGAATTCGGTAGAACCGAAGTTTTGAACGGAACCGAAGTCGCTGGACTTGCAAAAGACGTTCGGAGCATTCTTTCCGATAAAAGAATCAAGGTCTTAGCCGCGGACAACGCGTGGAAAAAAGGGTTTCCTAAGACCGTTGTGATAGACCGCTCGGGCAACACGGCGATCATGGATAGAATCTCTACCGTTTTGGAAAAAGCGGAAGTGCACCACGTATTGAGAAAGGATCAGGGTCTGGACGCAACCGTTGTCGTAGGCTCGGATTACGAACCGAGAAAATAATTTTCATGAATTCCGCTCCAAAACAAACACCCACAACCAAAGAAATTCTTCAGATCATCCACGACATCATGGTGGATAAAAAATGCGAAGAAATCAGCATTCTGAATTTAGAGACCGTAAACAGTTATCTTAGTTATTTCGTGATCTGCACCGTAAACTCCGCCGTCCAGGCGAACGCGGTCGCGAGAGAAGTCAGAAAAACATTAAAAGAATTTAAATTAGCTCACAAAGAAGCAGACAAGACCGGAACTTCAGCGACCTCCGGTTGGACCCTTCTCGACTTCGGCGAAATCATCATTCATATCATGACTCCCGAAAAAAGAGAATACTACAATCTGGACAGACTCTGGCGAGACGCCAAGAGAATGGAACTCTAAAGGAGATTTCGTTCCTTTCGGATCGGTCGATCGAAAATGATTTTTAACTCCGCGGTTTTCATTTATTTTTTCCTGATCGTCTTGGTGGTCTGTTATTTTTTCACCGCTAAAAAAACCTCAAGAAGAATCCAGAATATCTTTCTTCTAATCGCTTCCTACACTTTTTACGGATGGTGGGACTGGATCTTTTTGATCCTTATCATTTCCACTTCGGTCTCCAACTTCTACATCGCACTTCTCATCGAACAAAAAGAATCGCCCAAGATTCGGGGATGGCTTTTGTTTTTAGCCGTGATCATCGACATGGGGATGTTGGGCTTCTTCAAATATTATAATTTCTTTATAGAGAATTTGGGAGTCGCCGTCAAAACCTCTGCCGGACTTTTCGGAGTAGAAGATCCGACTCTTTTTCAAGACGCAACCTTCCTTCAGATCATTCTTCCGGTCGGAATCAGCTTTTTTACCTTTCAGACTCTTTCCTACGTGATCGACGTCTACTTTCGTAAATTAAAGGCCGATACGAATCTCATCGACTTCTCGCTTTTTGTTTGTTTTTTTCCTCAGTTGGTCGCCGGACCGATCGAAAGAGCGGGAGACCTTCTTCCGCAGATCAAGGAAGACAGAAAGATCAATCTGGATCTTTTTTACAAGGGTTGCCTTTTGCTTCTTGTAGGTTATTACATGAAAACCTATGTCGCAGACAATCTCGCGGAACTCGTAAATCTCGTTTTCTTAGACAATCCTTTGATCTACAAGGCCAATCCGGATTTAGCGGGCGGTCACTCCGCGATTCATACGATTCTTGCGTTTATCGCTTTCTTTTTTCAGATCTATTGCGACTTCGCCGGCTATTCTTACATCGCGAGGGGTTCCGCATTCTTACTAGGATTCAACCTCAGTGAAAACTTTATCACGCCCGAGTTCAGCGTAAACTTCAGAGAACTTTTTCGGAGATGGCACGTTACCCTCAACCGCTGGTTCACCGATTACGTTTACAT
This Leptospira stimsonii DNA region includes the following protein-coding sequences:
- a CDS encoding cag pathogenicity island protein CagA, producing the protein MRIWIPLLFLFVWIPFSIFAQTKPSKIYVHKLKVNGNVETGLENRFRNGIINSVLHNFEGKYTIVDDESMVVLYKQLEALQKMDCSDEICLKQIADAIDANEVISGTISSKNGLIYVSLRNQTRDSKTLSYSIKSTFQMEFPEFLMDYYAGESGRKLIDPKYNPDLNQIPASTSGNMSVAFLKIKPVPGTNLNSMEFKTSDKILEGVLEEVREELDQAAKYTLSKDYSESTEIYARILHAFNERLSEESRKKLESFVKQIQTSITNNYSLEYKEKINDIDRDLFEPKKQTPEDLGKHLNAYVLLAEEYSSKVPEKHRQIQIQQSIQERKDQVESALFSLREKEADRAYSIFDFSLASKLYGSLLKDLVSKTGSQYKSLKDNVQKKAEVAEKTGRSHLTNRLETLYLRIEKEFTAEALSSTEEEKEERQNAIHEAFRDGIVTLAKSEFTSLSQIERIKKEIKRVNQKLNEPISLQEQLNSLLHEGLETQNPTQIINSHQLGADWESKTGLFWGSAKSKLRDILETAVKLPNPNGEFKKLFNIHYQGTQTEMDKSGKTTSNSQNILNSEYSKKKIKRQLSQKETYWESAKGTFNWYQASQICSSRDLRLPTIDELEDSYESGETESWTTNDEERRYWSSSISMGENGAYNLDVFKGEIRWDHLSNYAGVRCLK
- a CDS encoding DUF1564 domain-containing protein gives rise to the protein MGYLTFKQNEEITSRLQENRMETVTVLIPERTLKRWGEKNARALPKKIPQLLRTYGKYLTATKRLGKKAGKTLYQPSPGSGKMKRMNVRLSTGSWIFLGTLAQAHGVSRCYLFNYLLWLEELGVGDSIVQTVNAGAPTFHRYYSYILDLDLLENQVTRRLQTEPASIFFVLDYRDWFPD
- a CDS encoding long-chain fatty acid--CoA ligase, giving the protein MKSTMMNYQLTVPAILRRAIDVHPEKQIVTKMNDESIHRYTYSDFYTRVTKLIDALRKAGIRPGDRIATFGMNHYRHLEVYFAAPSMGAVLHTLNVRLFPEQLVYIVNDAEDSIIFVDKSLSKILSELLPQFKKRPQFILMDDLEAMDAAELPGSIDYETFLKNGDENGVELPEIEENEAAGMCYTSGTTGNPKGVVYSHRSIYLHTMSICMSDSLGVCEKETVLPVVPMFHANAWGIPFACVFTGAMLVLPGKHLLGHGLASLLEEEKVSIAAGVPTIWNVLYQHLKKNSYDLSRLHTMVVGGSAAPQSMIEGFKNDFGIHILHAWGMTEMSPVGTVCRLKTTMNNFRETEKLHILSKQGPAVAGVEVKVIDDQGNRIPKDGKTPGELVVRGPWITASYYGNPSQESFTEDGWFRTGDVVTIDEHSYIQITDRKKDLIKTRGEWISSVEMESQVLKSPGVLEAAVVAKPDSVRGEVPVVFVVAKEGESIDKKSILEVLKVHFANWQLPNHEDIRQIETIPKTSVGKFDKKVLRTRL
- a CDS encoding LCP family protein, with protein sequence MEQNNRLTVSFSGLKWNRGIDLESKEPSKKTSGWLLYIAAGILLFSALIFLISKFNRTGLEEKIAAGKPIYFLFHAVGDSEEYEFGLLATLFPSNNRCALYFIHPITSFDDPDDSLDLLKSGAKSSVKSAVTDLIGTKPHYTISLSASNWIRIVDLLGGLSIYMDNRTVRNSSEYNRQDGVYTMSGQDVYDYAVTMDKKENLDYLDRISREESIVLTLYETLTQRKDFLTTPLLIFAHSLVETDLSKEDFISLVKFVNSRRIQFGISELPGEPLNDPKTKKTYLKTDIARARVAFRKFSKDMNSDVFADAEFGRTEVLNGTEVAGLAKDVRSILSDKRIKVLAADNAWKKGFPKTVVIDRSGNTAIMDRISTVLEKAEVHHVLRKDQGLDATVVVGSDYEPRK
- the rsfS gene encoding ribosome silencing factor, which produces MNSAPKQTPTTKEILQIIHDIMVDKKCEEISILNLETVNSYLSYFVICTVNSAVQANAVAREVRKTLKEFKLAHKEADKTGTSATSGWTLLDFGEIIIHIMTPEKREYYNLDRLWRDAKRMEL
- a CDS encoding MBOAT family O-acyltransferase codes for the protein MIFNSAVFIYFFLIVLVVCYFFTAKKTSRRIQNIFLLIASYTFYGWWDWIFLILIISTSVSNFYIALLIEQKESPKIRGWLLFLAVIIDMGMLGFFKYYNFFIENLGVAVKTSAGLFGVEDPTLFQDATFLQIILPVGISFFTFQTLSYVIDVYFRKLKADTNLIDFSLFVCFFPQLVAGPIERAGDLLPQIKEDRKINLDLFYKGCLLLLVGYYMKTYVADNLAELVNLVFLDNPLIYKANPDLAGGHSAIHTILAFIAFFFQIYCDFAGYSYIARGSAFLLGFNLSENFITPEFSVNFRELFRRWHVTLNRWFTDYVYIPLGGSKVSKLYNFRNLFIIFGLSGIWHGASWNFAFWGLCCGLYIVLYMIFREPFDRLKLFAKTKFPILNHAFFAKGFFFWSCFFTTFMFAMTSIFFRSYDGNHAKILFLGIFENFFTLKGPNDQISVFNYFTEIVKVIGPLLVWDYFHFKKNSAFFIFEKPAVIRILTYLFFFYCIVLKGVFGKNVIYFAF